A region of the Curtobacterium flaccumfaciens pv. betae genome:
GCGGGACACTTCCCGCCGGTGGTCCTGCGTGGGAAAGGGGTCGGGCCCCGGCCTCCCACACGGGGAGGCCGGGGCCCAGAGGAGTCACGCGATCAGTCGCGCGGCTTCTCGACGAGTTCGGTCGTCTCGACCTCGTCGCCGATCTGGATGTCGTTGAACTTGCCCAGACCGATACCGGCTTCGAAGTCCGTGCGGACCTCGGTCACGTCGTCCTTGAAGCGACGCAGCGACTCGATGGCCAGGCCATCGGCGATCACCACACCTTCGCGGATGACGCGCGCCTTGGCGTTGCGCGTGATCGTGCCGGAGCGGACGATGACACCCGCGATGTTGCCGAACTTCGAGGAACGGAACACCTCGCGGATCTCGGCGACGCCCGACTGGACCTCTTCGTACTCGGGCTTGAGCATGCCCTTGAGGGACTGCTCGATGTCGTCGAGTGCGTTGTAGATGACCGAGTAGAAGCGCACGTCGATGCCTTCACGCGCCGCACGTTCACGGGCCTTGACGTCCGGACGGACGTTGAAGCCGATGACGATGGCGTTGTCGATCGTGGCCAGGTCGATGTCCGACTCCGTGATCGCACCGACACCGCGGTGCAGGATGCGGAGCTGAACGCTGTCGTCGACCTCGATGTCCAGGAGCGACTGCTCGAGTGCCTCGACGGCACCGGAGACGTCACCCTTGATGATGAGGTTGAGCGACTCGACCTTGCCCTCTTCGAGCGCACGGGTGAAGTCCTCGAGCGAGATGCGCTTGCGCGACTTCGCCAGCAGGGCGTTGCGCTCGGCGGCTTCACGCTTCTCGGCGATCTGACGAGCCGTGCGGTCCTCTTCGGTGACGAGGAAGGTGTCACCGGCGCGGGGCACCGACGACAGACCCTGCACCTGGACCGGGCGGCTCGGCGTCGCGGCCTTGACCGCGACCCCGTTCTCGTCCGTCATCGCACGGACTCGGCCGTAGGCCGTGCCCGCCACGATGGCGTCACCGACGTGGAGCGTGCCGGACTGGATGAGGACCGTGGCGACTGCACCGCGACCCTTGTCGAGCCGGGCCTCGATCGCGACACCACGGGCGTCCTTGTCGGGGTTCGCACGCAGGTCGAGACCGGCGTCCGCGGTGAGCAGCACGGCGTCCAGGAGCTCCTGGATGCCGATGTTCTGCCGCGCCGACACGTCGACGAACATGACGTCGCCGCCGTACTCCTCGGCCACCAGGTTGTACTCGGTGAGCTGCTGGCGGACCTTGGCGGGGTTCGCGCCTTCCTTGTCGATCTTGTTGACCGCGACGACGATCGGCACACCGGCCGACTGCGCGTGGTTCAACGCCTCGATGGTCTGGGGCATGATGCCGTCGTCCGCCGCGACCACGAGGATCGCGATGTCCGTCACCTGGGCACCACGAGCACGCATGGCCGTGAAGGCCTCGTGACCCGGGGTGTCGATGAAGGTGATCGGGCGGTCGATGCCCTCGTGCTGCGCGACGATCTGGTACGCACCGATGTGCTGGGTGATGCCACCGGCCTCGCCCTCGACGACCTTCGAGTTGCGGATCGCGTCCAGGAGGCGGGTCTTGCCGTGGTCGACGTGACCCATGACGGTGACCACCGGCGGCCGCTGCTGCAGCACGTCGTCGTCTTCGTCCTCGAGTTCTGCGTCGAGGTCGATGTCGAAGCCCTCGAGGAGCTCCTTGTCCTCGTCCTCGGGCGAGACGATCTGGATCTTGTAGCCCAGCTCGTCACCGAGGACCTCGAACGTGGCCTCGTCCAGCGACTCGGTCGCGGTCGCCATCTCACCGAGGTGGAACAGCACCGTCACGAGGTTGCCGGGCATGGCGTCGATCTTGTCCGCGAAGTCCGAGATGCTCGCACCACGACGGAGTCGGACGACCGTGTTGCCGTCGCCGCGAGGGACCTGCACACCGCCGAGCGACGGTGCCTGACGCATCTCGTACTCGGCGCGCTTCGTCCGCTTCGACTTGCGGGCACGGCTCTTGCCGCCACCGCGACCGAACGCACCGGCGGTACCACCACCGGGGCCACGACCACGGCCACCGCCACCGGCGGGACGCGGGCCGCTGAAGGCCGGACGCGGGAAGCCGCCACCGGCACCGCCGCCGGCACCCGGACGGGCACCGGGGCCGCCACGGCCACCACCCTGGCCCGGGCGCTGCCCGAAGCCGTTGGGACGGTTGCCCTGACCGGGACCACCCGGACGCGGAGCACCCGGACGGGGCGTGCCCGGACGCGGGGGCTGCGGACGCGGGATGCCACCGCCACCGGCTGCGCCGGCGGCCGGCCGCTGGCCCATGCCCTGGTTGGACGAGTACGGGTTGTTGCCGGGGCGCGGCGGGCGCGAGCCCATGCCCTGGTTCGACGAGTACGGGTTGTTGCCCGGACGTGCACCGGGCTTGGGGCCACCCGGCTTCGGACCGGCGGCCGCGGGAGCCTTCGGGCTGGTGCCCGGCTTCACGGCGTCGGACTTCGGCGCCGCGTCGGTCGTCCCGCCAGCCTCGGCGGCCTGCTGCTCAGCGGCCTGCTTCTCGGCGCGGGCCTTCTGCGCTGCCTCGGCCTCGGCCTGTCGCTGGGCGACGGACTTCGGTGCGGCCGGCGCGGGCACGTCGGCAGCGGGTGCTGCCGGGGCCTCGGGCTCGGGAGCCGGTGCCGGACGGACCGGACCCGGACGGGGGCCGCCGGGCTTGGGTGCACTCGACTTCGGCGCGCTGGCCTTGGCGGGTGCGCTCGGCGCGGAGGCCGAGGCGGCGGGCTTCGCCGCGGGGGCGCCGTCTGCCTGGAGGGCGGCACGGAGCTTCCGTGCCACGGGGGGCTCGATGCTCGAGCTGGCACCCCGGACGAACTCGCCGAGCTCCTTGAGCTTCTCGAGTGCGGTCTTGCTGTCGACGCCGAGTTCGCTTGCGATCTCGTGTACGCGTGGTTTAGCCACTGTTCTCCTTCACGGGTCCCACCCCGTGAAGGGGCAGGACTCAATGGATGACGGGTCTCATTTCGAGCCGCTCATCAGTTGTCCATAAGCCGTTCAGCCTGTTCTGTCATGTCCGGGCGCTCGGCCGGTTCCTGTGGGAGACCGACGATGTGGTCGAGCACCGCGGACGTGTCGGGATCGCGATCCAACCGGAGCGCACGGCGGAAAGCCCTGCGCTTGACGGCCAGATCGTAGGCATCGACGGTCGGTGTGAGCCATGCTCCCCGCCCCGGCATGACTGCCTTCGGATCCGCCACGACACGACCGTCGCTCAGGGCGACGACTCGGAGGAGGGAGGATCGGGAAGCGCGACGACGACTGCCGATGCACGTTCTGACGGGAACCACTCTACTCCTTGCCTCGGACGTGCGCGATCCGGCGCGCCCTCGCAGGGCGCGCCGGGAGCGAAATCGTCCTAGTCCTCGCCGTCCAGGATGGAGTCCGGCTGGATGTCGATGCGGGCACCGGTGAGCTTCGCGGCCAGGCGGGCGTTCTGCCCTTCCTTGCCGATCGCGAGCGACAGCTGGTAGTCCGGCACGAGCGCGCGGACGGCCTTCGTCGAGGCATCGAGCACGAATGCGCTCGTCACCTTGGCGGGCGACAGGGCGCTCGCGACGAACGACGCCAGGTCGGACGAGTAGTCGACGATGTCGATCTTCTCGGCACCGAGCTCGTTCGTGACGGCCCGGACACGTGCGCCGAGCTCACCGATGCAGGCACCCTTCGCGTTCACACCGGGCTCGTTCGCCTTGACGGCGATCTTCGTGCGGTGTCCGGCCTCGCGGGCGAGCGAGGTGATCTCGACGACACCGGACGCGATCTCCGGGACCTCGAGCGCGAAGAGCTTCCGGACCAGGCCTGGGTGCGTGCGCGACACGATGATCTGCGGGCCCTTGTTGCCACGGGCCACGCTCGTCACGTAGACGCGGATGCGGGAGCCGTGCGTGTAGGGCTCCCCCGGCACCTGCTCTTCGGGCGGCAGGATCGCCTCGATCGTGCCGAGGTCGACGTGTACCATCTTCGGGTTCGGGCCCTGCTGGACCACGCCCGCGACGATGTCGCCTTCCTTGCCGCGGAACTCGCCGAGGATCTTGTCGTCGCCGATGTCGCGCAGGCGCTGGTTGATGACCTGCTTCGCCGCGAAGGCCGCGATGCGACCGAAGTCGCTCGGCTGGTCGACGGCTTCACCGATGACGGTGCCCTCGTCGTCGAGCTCGGGGACGTAGACGCTGACCTCGCCGGACTTGCGGTCGAGCTCCACACGCGACTGCGCGTGGGCCGGCTCGCCGTTCTCGTCGGCGTGCTTCTGGTAGGCGGTCAGGATGGCAGATTCGATGATCTGGACGAGCTCGTCGAACGGGATCTCCCGCTCGCGCTCCATGAGTCGCAGGACTGCGAGATCGATCTTCACCGAGGTGCCTCCGTATTCAGATGAGTCGCTCCTGCGGGGTGGAACTGCGCAGAAGTCGGCCACAAGCGTACCCCAGAACCAGGAGGCGGACAGGAGGCCCGTGGCGGCGTCGCCACGGGCCTCCTGTCCATCAAGGGTCGCGTCTAGATCGCGCGGACCGCGTCGAGCAGGTCGGCCACCGGCACGTCGCGGCGGTCGCCCGTCGCCCGGTCCCACAGCTCGACGACGCCCTCGGCGGCGCCGCGGCCGGCGACGACGACGATCGGTATGCCGAGCAGCTCGGCATCGCGGAGCTTCACGCCGGGCGACACCTTCGGGCGGTCGTCGTACAGCACGTCGAACCGCTCGCCCTCGAGCTCGGCGACGACGGAGGACGCCAGCTCGTAGGCGACCTGGTCACGGCCGGTGGCGACGATGTGCACGTCGAACGGCGCGACGTTCTTCGGCCAGACCAGGCCCTTCTCGTCGTTGTGGGACTCGGCCAGGATCGCGAGGATGCGGGTCACGCCGATGCCGTACGAGCCCATCGTGACCGTGGCGAGCTTGCCGTTCTCGTCCTGCACCTTGAGACCGAGCGCCTCGGCGTACTTCCGACCGAGCTGGAACACGTGCCCGATCTCCATGCCGCGCGCGGTCTCGAGCGGGCCGGAGCCGTCCGGGGACGGGTCACCGGCGCGGACGTCGGAGACCTCGACGACACCGTCGGCCACGAAGTCACGGCCGGCGACGAGGCCGGAGACGTGCACGCCGCGCTCGTTGGCGCCGGTGATCCAGCTCGTGCCGTCGACCACACGGGGGTCGACGAAGTAGCGGAGGCCGGTGGCGCTGTCGGCGCCGAGGACCTGCGGGCCGATGTAGCCCTTCACCAGGCCCCGGTGCTTCTTGAAGTCGTCGTCGCCGGCGGCCTCGACCTCGGCCGGGGCGAACGACACCTCGGCGCGCTTCAGGTCGACGTCGCGGTCACCGGGCAGGCCGACGACCACGACCTCACGAGTGCCGTCGAGGTGGGTGAGCGCGAGGACGACGTTCTTCAGCGTGTCGGCCGCGGTCCACGGGGCGCCCTCGCGCGGCGCGACCTGGTTCGCGTGGGCGACGAGCGTGTCGATCGTCGGGGTGTCCGACGCCGGCAGCAGCACGGGCTCGGGCTGACCCTCGATCGGCAGCGACTCGGGAACGGGGGTGACGTAGGCCTCGACGTTGGCCGCGTAGCCGCCGGCGCTGCGGACGAAGGTGTCCTCGCCGACGCCGATCGGGTGCAGGAACTCTTCCGACTTGGAGCCCCCCATCGCGCCGGCGTCGGCCTTGACGATGACGTAGTCGAGGCCGAGGCGGGCGAAGATCTTCTCGTACGCGTCGCGCATGACCTGGTAGCTGCGCTCGAGGCCCTCGTCGGTGAGGTCGAACGAGTACGCGTCCTTCATGGTGAACTCGCGGCCGCGCAGGAGTCCGGCGCGGGGCCGGGCCTCGTCGCGGTACTTGTCCTGGATCTGGAACAGCGTCACCGGCAGGTCCTTGTACGACGAGTACAGGTCCTTCACCAGGAGCGCGAACATCTCCTCGTGCGTGGGGGCGAGCAGGTAGTCGGAGCCCTTGCGGTCCTGCAGGCGGAACATGCCGTCGCCGTACTCGGTCCAGCGGTTCGTCGCCTCGTACGGCTCACGCGGCAGCAGCGCCGGCAGCAGGACCTCCTGCGCGCCGGCGGCGACCATCTCGTCGCGGATGATCGCCTCGATCTTGGCGCGCACCCGGAGTCCGAGCGGCAGCCAGGCGAAGATCCCCGGGGACTGGCGACGGACGTACCCGGCGCGGACGAGCAGCTTGTGGCTCGTCACCTCGGCGTCGGAGGGGTCGTCGCGGAGCGTACGGAGGAACAGATGCGAAAGCCGTGTGACCACGGGGCAAGCCTAGTGGCGGCGGACAGGGAGCGGTGGTCGCGCCTACGGCGCCATGATCACCTGGGGCGTGCCCGTGGCGGCGGCCGGACCCATCTCGTCCGCGATGCGGTTCGCCTCGTCGATGAGCGTCTGGACGATCTCGGCCTCCGGCACGGTCTTGACGACCTGGCCCTTGACGAAGATCTGCCCCTTGCCGTTGCCCGAGGCGACACCGAGGTCGGCCTCGCGCGCCTCGCCCGGGCCGTTCACGACGCAGCCCATGACGGCGACGCGGAGCGGGACGGTCATGCCCTCGAGCCCCTTCGTGACGTCGTTCGCGAGCTGGTAGACGTCCACCTGCGCGCGACCGCAGCTCGGGCAGGAGACGATCTCGAGCTTGCGCTCGCGCAGGTTGAGCGACTGCAGGATCTGCAGGCCGACCTTGACCTCTTGCGCAGGCGGGGCGGAGAGCGACACACGGATGGTGTCGCCGATGCCCTCGGCCAGCAGGATGCCGAACGCGGTGGCGCTCTTGATGGTGCCCTGGAACTCCGGGCCGGCCTCGGTCACGCCGAGGTGCAGCGGCCAGTCACCGGCGGCGGCGAGCTGCCGGTAGGCCTTGACCATCACGATCGGGTCGTTGTGCTTGACCGAGATCTTGAAGTCGTGGAAGTCGTGCTCCTCGAACAGGGAGGCTTCCCACACGGCGGACTCGACGAGCGCCTCGGGGGTGGCCTTGCCGTACTTCTGCAGCAGGCTCGGCTCGAGCGATCCCGCGTTCACGCCGATGCGGAGCGAGACGCCGGCGTC
Encoded here:
- a CDS encoding proline--tRNA ligase, translating into MVTRLSHLFLRTLRDDPSDAEVTSHKLLVRAGYVRRQSPGIFAWLPLGLRVRAKIEAIIRDEMVAAGAQEVLLPALLPREPYEATNRWTEYGDGMFRLQDRKGSDYLLAPTHEEMFALLVKDLYSSYKDLPVTLFQIQDKYRDEARPRAGLLRGREFTMKDAYSFDLTDEGLERSYQVMRDAYEKIFARLGLDYVIVKADAGAMGGSKSEEFLHPIGVGEDTFVRSAGGYAANVEAYVTPVPESLPIEGQPEPVLLPASDTPTIDTLVAHANQVAPREGAPWTAADTLKNVVLALTHLDGTREVVVVGLPGDRDVDLKRAEVSFAPAEVEAAGDDDFKKHRGLVKGYIGPQVLGADSATGLRYFVDPRVVDGTSWITGANERGVHVSGLVAGRDFVADGVVEVSDVRAGDPSPDGSGPLETARGMEIGHVFQLGRKYAEALGLKVQDENGKLATVTMGSYGIGVTRILAILAESHNDEKGLVWPKNVAPFDVHIVATGRDQVAYELASSVVAELEGERFDVLYDDRPKVSPGVKLRDAELLGIPIVVVAGRGAAEGVVELWDRATGDRRDVPVADLLDAVRAI
- the infB gene encoding translation initiation factor IF-2; this encodes MAKPRVHEIASELGVDSKTALEKLKELGEFVRGASSSIEPPVARKLRAALQADGAPAAKPAASASAPSAPAKASAPKSSAPKPGGPRPGPVRPAPAPEPEAPAAPAADVPAPAAPKSVAQRQAEAEAAQKARAEKQAAEQQAAEAGGTTDAAPKSDAVKPGTSPKAPAAAGPKPGGPKPGARPGNNPYSSNQGMGSRPPRPGNNPYSSNQGMGQRPAAGAAGGGGIPRPQPPRPGTPRPGAPRPGGPGQGNRPNGFGQRPGQGGGRGGPGARPGAGGGAGGGFPRPAFSGPRPAGGGGRGRGPGGGTAGAFGRGGGKSRARKSKRTKRAEYEMRQAPSLGGVQVPRGDGNTVVRLRRGASISDFADKIDAMPGNLVTVLFHLGEMATATESLDEATFEVLGDELGYKIQIVSPEDEDKELLEGFDIDLDAELEDEDDDVLQQRPPVVTVMGHVDHGKTRLLDAIRNSKVVEGEAGGITQHIGAYQIVAQHEGIDRPITFIDTPGHEAFTAMRARGAQVTDIAILVVAADDGIMPQTIEALNHAQSAGVPIVVAVNKIDKEGANPAKVRQQLTEYNLVAEEYGGDVMFVDVSARQNIGIQELLDAVLLTADAGLDLRANPDKDARGVAIEARLDKGRGAVATVLIQSGTLHVGDAIVAGTAYGRVRAMTDENGVAVKAATPSRPVQVQGLSSVPRAGDTFLVTEEDRTARQIAEKREAAERNALLAKSRKRISLEDFTRALEEGKVESLNLIIKGDVSGAVEALEQSLLDIEVDDSVQLRILHRGVGAITESDIDLATIDNAIVIGFNVRPDVKARERAAREGIDVRFYSVIYNALDDIEQSLKGMLKPEYEEVQSGVAEIREVFRSSKFGNIAGVIVRSGTITRNAKARVIREGVVIADGLAIESLRRFKDDVTEVRTDFEAGIGLGKFNDIQIGDEVETTELVEKPRD
- the ispG gene encoding flavodoxin-dependent (E)-4-hydroxy-3-methylbut-2-enyl-diphosphate synthase, giving the protein MPAVNLGMPKSPETLAPRRKSRQIRVGKVLVGGDAPVSVQSMTTTQTTNINATLQQIAELTASGCDIVRVAVPTQDDADALAIIAKKSQIPVIADIHFQPKYVFQAIDAGCAAVRVNPGNIRKFDDQVGAIAKAAKDAGVSLRIGVNAGSLEPSLLQKYGKATPEALVESAVWEASLFEEHDFHDFKISVKHNDPIVMVKAYRQLAAAGDWPLHLGVTEAGPEFQGTIKSATAFGILLAEGIGDTIRVSLSAPPAQEVKVGLQILQSLNLRERKLEIVSCPSCGRAQVDVYQLANDVTKGLEGMTVPLRVAVMGCVVNGPGEAREADLGVASGNGKGQIFVKGQVVKTVPEAEIVQTLIDEANRIADEMGPAAATGTPQVIMAP
- a CDS encoding YlxR family protein, whose protein sequence is MVPVRTCIGSRRRASRSSLLRVVALSDGRVVADPKAVMPGRGAWLTPTVDAYDLAVKRRAFRRALRLDRDPDTSAVLDHIVGLPQEPAERPDMTEQAERLMDN
- the nusA gene encoding transcription termination factor NusA — translated: MKIDLAVLRLMEREREIPFDELVQIIESAILTAYQKHADENGEPAHAQSRVELDRKSGEVSVYVPELDDEGTVIGEAVDQPSDFGRIAAFAAKQVINQRLRDIGDDKILGEFRGKEGDIVAGVVQQGPNPKMVHVDLGTIEAILPPEEQVPGEPYTHGSRIRVYVTSVARGNKGPQIIVSRTHPGLVRKLFALEVPEIASGVVEITSLAREAGHRTKIAVKANEPGVNAKGACIGELGARVRAVTNELGAEKIDIVDYSSDLASFVASALSPAKVTSAFVLDASTKAVRALVPDYQLSLAIGKEGQNARLAAKLTGARIDIQPDSILDGED